taaaatGCCGATAAATaccgaaatatcggcgatattttcGAAAATTTACCGAAATTTCGGTCGACCGATAATCGGTGACGAATATCGTATCGGACCCGGCTGATTAGCGATATTTCGGAGAAATATCGCCGAAATTTTCCGACATTTCAATCCTTGAACGGTAGTTtaggaattaattttttaagatcgtcgtactcttataaaaaatcctAGGGCAAGTATATATCTAAAAGAGAATCAATATTGAAAGGCGAAAATTCGAAATCAGTTGGGGAAGGGCGAGAGACAtcgaagagaagaagaagaaaatggggaagACGCCGGTGAGGATGAAGGCGGTAGTGTACTCGCTATCACCGTTTCAGCAGCAGATCATGCCTGGTTTGTGGAAGGATCTAACCACCAAAATTCACCACAAGGTCACCGACAACTGGATCAGCGCCACTCTCCTCCTCGCTCCTCTCGTCGGTACCTACATGTAATTTTCCCTTCctctttcttctatttctttatcttttattcTTTACTCAAATTGATCTCCGTGCTTGCATTTCCATCcgtttcattttcattttcgttttatttatttatttttttgccttAGGGTTTGTTGATTTGTTAGGATGTTTGAACAATCTTATCCGATCATCTGATCGTCACGTTCATTAATGAGATCTAACTCTAGTTTTGAGAGATTCTGATGTCGTTCACGTTTTTTGACATTGGTTGGGTTTGAGGCGTTGGTTTTATGGATATCCGATTCTGATATCAAACTAATAATAGATAAAAtctgaaataaaaaatcatgtacAGGGCAATGGGATAATTGTGTCAAATCCGTTTTTAATTGATGATGGAACCCGAAGGGCTGGATCAAGATGCAAAGGCCTTATTTTTAGGTTAGATACTTGGAACAATTTAAGCATATGGGCATATGAGCTGACTTCTATTTTGTGTACTTTGGGAAAGCCCTTTTGATTTCTTTACCGATTTCCTGGTGAATGGTATATGAGATGTTCCTACCATTTCCATTTGATGTTTTCTGTTGCATCTATCCTATAATCTACTCGACGTAGGGCGAGTTTGAAGCATTAGTTCCCATTTGAGGGGCTTTCCTCCTTTATGCCCCTATCTACAATGCATGGTTCCTGGTTGTATGTTCCCTGTCAATGAGTGTCTCATGGtaatgaaattttgttttcctcCATAGAGATATATAGCAATTTCAAAGAATCTTTTACAAGTGGCTTCTTTTTGCACTTGCTACCATCATGTGTaacaaaacaggaaaaagaaaaaagagaggtATCCCGTTGGAGATAGGCATGCATATCATTGGTTCCCAAAACtgaaaaatgcatttatatTTCAAAAGTTGATTTAGCTGCCATAGTAAACCCTAACCTGAATCCTGAGGCCTAACTGTGTACCATCTTAAGTAAGATGGCTTCTCCAAGTAATTAAATGGGTACCTAtcaaaaaagt
The sequence above is drawn from the Vitis riparia cultivar Riparia Gloire de Montpellier isolate 1030 chromosome 6, EGFV_Vit.rip_1.0, whole genome shotgun sequence genome and encodes:
- the LOC117916564 gene encoding cytochrome b-c1 complex subunit 8-like; translated protein: MGKTPVRMKAVVYSLSPFQQQIMPGLWKDLTTKIHHKVTDNWISATLLLAPLVGTYIYVQNFKEKEKLEHRY